A genomic window from Streptomyces sp. MST-110588 includes:
- a CDS encoding cobyric acid synthase → MSSRGTAPGGALGGGLLVAGTTSDAGKSVVTAGICRWLSRKGVRVAPFKAQNMSLNSYVTREGAEIGRAQAMQAAAARVEPSALMNPVLLKPGGDRSSQVVLLGKPVGELSARGYHAGRQEQLFDTVTACLEELRRTHDAVICEGAGSPAEINLRRTDIVNMGIARAGRLPVVVVGDIDRGGVFASFFGTTALLSKEDQALVAGYLVNKFRGDVSLLEPGLDMLKGLSGRPTLGVLPFTHGLGIDEEDGLRVSLRGAVRESVVAPPHGADVLRVAVAAVPLMSNFTDVDALAAEPGVVVRFVDRPEELADADLVVLPGTRGTVRALRWLRERGLADAVRRRAAEGRPVLGICGGYQMLGERIEDEVESRAGVVQGLGLLPVRVRFAVDKTLARPTGRALGEPVEGYEIHHGVAEVDGAEPFLTDGAGTALDGCRSGVVWGTHWHGSLESDAFRRAFLRRVAADAGRAFVPAPDTSFAALREEQLDRLGDLIEEHADTDALLRLIEGGVPDGLPFIPPGAP, encoded by the coding sequence GTGAGCAGCCGCGGTACGGCGCCGGGCGGCGCCCTCGGTGGTGGGCTGCTGGTGGCGGGCACCACGTCCGACGCGGGCAAGAGCGTGGTGACGGCCGGCATCTGCCGCTGGCTGTCCCGCAAGGGCGTCCGCGTGGCGCCCTTCAAGGCGCAGAACATGTCGCTCAATTCGTACGTGACGCGCGAGGGCGCGGAGATCGGGCGGGCGCAGGCCATGCAGGCCGCCGCGGCCCGCGTAGAGCCGAGCGCGCTGATGAACCCGGTGCTGCTCAAGCCGGGCGGCGACCGCAGCAGCCAGGTGGTGCTGCTGGGCAAGCCGGTGGGTGAGCTGAGTGCCCGGGGCTACCACGCGGGCCGCCAGGAGCAGTTGTTCGACACCGTCACGGCGTGCCTGGAGGAGCTGCGGCGCACCCACGACGCGGTGATCTGCGAGGGGGCCGGCAGCCCGGCGGAGATCAACCTGCGGCGCACCGACATCGTGAACATGGGCATCGCGCGGGCCGGCAGACTGCCGGTCGTGGTGGTCGGCGACATCGACCGCGGCGGCGTCTTCGCCTCCTTCTTCGGCACCACGGCGCTGCTGTCCAAGGAGGACCAGGCGCTGGTCGCCGGCTACCTCGTCAACAAGTTCCGCGGTGATGTGTCGCTGCTGGAACCCGGGCTGGACATGCTCAAGGGGCTGAGCGGCCGGCCGACGCTGGGCGTGCTGCCCTTCACCCACGGCCTGGGCATCGACGAGGAGGACGGCCTGCGGGTCTCCCTGCGGGGCGCGGTGCGCGAGAGCGTGGTGGCGCCGCCGCACGGCGCGGACGTGCTGCGGGTCGCGGTCGCCGCGGTGCCGCTGATGTCCAACTTCACGGACGTGGACGCGCTGGCCGCCGAACCCGGCGTGGTGGTGCGGTTCGTGGACCGCCCCGAGGAACTGGCCGACGCGGACCTGGTGGTGCTGCCCGGGACCCGCGGCACCGTGCGCGCCCTTCGGTGGCTGCGCGAGCGCGGCCTGGCCGACGCGGTACGGCGGCGGGCCGCCGAGGGCCGCCCGGTGCTGGGCATCTGCGGCGGCTACCAGATGCTGGGCGAGCGCATCGAGGACGAGGTCGAGTCCCGGGCCGGGGTCGTCCAGGGGCTGGGGCTGCTGCCCGTACGCGTACGGTTCGCGGTGGACAAGACGCTGGCCCGGCCGACGGGTCGGGCGCTGGGCGAGCCGGTCGAGGGGTATGAGATCCACCACGGCGTGGCCGAGGTCGACGGCGCGGAGCCCTTCTTGACCGACGGCGCGGGCACCGCCCTGGACGGCTGCCGGTCCGGTGTGGTGTGGGGCACGCACTGGCACGGCTCGCTGGAGAGCGACGCCTTCCGGCGGGCCTTCCTGCGGCGGGTCGCGGCCGACGCGGGCCGGGCGTTCGTGCCCGCTCCCGACACCAGCTTCGCGGCGCTGCGCGAGGAGCAGTTGGACCGCCTCGGCGACCTGATCGAGGAGCACGCGGACACCGACGCGCTGCTGCGGCTCATCGAGGGCGGAGTGCCGGACGGGCTGCCGTTCATACCGCCGGGGGCGCCGTGA
- a CDS encoding caspase family protein, giving the protein MSVYDARGKRNRALLICVSDYETLPKLPAVEANAEELKRALTDKNTDLFTEREVRICRPREPWELDQALDTVAAEARGLLLIHFSGHGRVRLNGGDLQLMVGVSRTGQTHKAVSWQQTVLPYLEHSRADRVVIILECCFSGNADEGFHSRRKPMSLLMAAQPNRRIFSGEEPLGGTVFTRAAVQILREGIPGRPYVTFEDFVRALRERLADEETPMGDVWEPRSAKQNTVDDVVLSFATPEVRPPTPLRIRIRRWFRRYVLRRLRVLTAMATAAGLILAGLVVADALRPEPPCPPALELRLLTAPEAEPTLRRAALEYEMSALNTRALKGEGDIPDGCRRAQITVYSAAKDQVVKGFAAAGRWQVQAGGDRARGPGSSGSPASPGSPQGPTKSGNPKGSQGPEDSGGQKGGTGTDPLYRPGPQPDLWIPESTADYLEARRGMASAAASPAGLANTGPVAYTPLVVGVPEKKRPADVERVGGAWQALLAATDPDHQNLKLLRPSPVLSGTGLMHTLGLYLANDGSWSGSGSAPDSSVARTAERRLSAPGSQYAGSTELLCSLRPDSGQTQGADRARSAPLVTEKSLMDYNLGHAIGSCPASSAPLAPGDRYAAYYPKGVPALDHPLVRVGWQGAKDGTERRAAVDSFARWLRDPSGGQRTLVQEGYRPVAEGTDLRLAGSPLLDSRADADTNARVIPFPAGRAYESQVTQVLRRYDQAQESSQVLFLIDTSSSMADHGKLTVALDAAGRALEMVGTAGHTYGLWTFPDRGDPTDPYRSRRAVPLGSSDRAPGKAALNRIAKGELVEHGADMEEALTAAVQETRKASGRNKAIVLILDQDDGARNRAEDVEKKLATLLEGTPRIPVLMLVMGKGGCNLTMRGLASTSGGQCVAAGSDAPDLLAGLVASVGTAGKETP; this is encoded by the coding sequence ATGTCCGTATATGACGCGCGTGGCAAACGGAACCGGGCGCTGCTCATCTGTGTGAGCGACTACGAGACCCTCCCCAAGCTCCCGGCGGTCGAGGCCAACGCGGAGGAACTCAAACGCGCCCTGACCGACAAGAACACCGACCTGTTCACCGAGCGCGAAGTGCGCATCTGCCGGCCCCGGGAGCCCTGGGAGCTGGACCAGGCGCTGGACACCGTCGCCGCCGAGGCGCGCGGCCTGCTGCTCATCCACTTCTCCGGCCACGGCAGGGTCCGGCTCAACGGCGGCGACCTGCAACTGATGGTCGGCGTCTCACGGACGGGCCAGACCCACAAGGCGGTCTCCTGGCAGCAGACCGTCCTGCCCTATCTGGAACACTCGCGGGCCGACCGCGTCGTGATCATCCTGGAGTGCTGCTTCTCGGGCAACGCCGACGAGGGGTTCCACTCCCGTCGCAAACCCATGTCCCTCCTGATGGCCGCCCAGCCCAACCGGCGCATCTTCAGCGGCGAGGAGCCGTTGGGCGGCACGGTCTTCACCCGCGCCGCCGTCCAGATCCTGCGCGAGGGCATTCCGGGCCGGCCGTACGTGACCTTCGAGGACTTCGTACGGGCGCTGCGCGAGCGGCTCGCCGACGAGGAGACCCCGATGGGCGACGTCTGGGAGCCCCGGTCGGCCAAGCAGAACACCGTCGACGACGTCGTCCTCTCCTTCGCCACGCCCGAAGTCCGGCCCCCCACACCGCTGCGCATCCGGATCCGCCGCTGGTTCCGGCGGTACGTCCTGCGGCGCCTGCGGGTCCTGACGGCCATGGCGACGGCCGCGGGCCTGATCCTCGCCGGCCTCGTCGTGGCCGACGCGCTGCGCCCGGAGCCGCCCTGCCCGCCCGCACTCGAACTGCGCCTGCTGACCGCCCCGGAGGCGGAGCCCACGCTGCGCCGGGCGGCCCTGGAGTACGAGATGTCCGCCCTGAACACCCGTGCGCTGAAAGGGGAGGGAGACATCCCGGACGGCTGCCGGCGTGCGCAGATCACCGTCTACTCCGCGGCCAAGGACCAGGTCGTCAAGGGGTTCGCCGCCGCCGGCCGCTGGCAGGTACAGGCCGGTGGTGACCGGGCGCGGGGCCCCGGGAGTTCCGGGAGTCCTGCGAGCCCCGGGAGTCCCCAGGGCCCCACGAAGTCCGGGAACCCGAAGGGCTCCCAGGGGCCCGAGGACTCCGGCGGGCAGAAAGGGGGGACGGGCACCGACCCGCTGTACCGTCCCGGCCCCCAGCCCGACCTGTGGATCCCCGAATCCACCGCCGACTACCTCGAAGCCCGCCGTGGCATGGCGTCCGCCGCCGCCTCCCCGGCCGGCCTGGCCAACACCGGCCCGGTCGCCTACACCCCCCTGGTCGTCGGCGTGCCGGAGAAGAAACGGCCGGCCGACGTCGAACGGGTCGGCGGCGCCTGGCAGGCCCTCCTCGCGGCGACCGACCCCGACCACCAGAACCTCAAACTGCTGCGCCCCAGCCCCGTACTGTCCGGCACCGGCCTGATGCACACCCTCGGCCTCTACCTCGCCAACGACGGCTCCTGGAGCGGCTCCGGCAGCGCGCCCGACTCCTCGGTGGCCCGCACGGCCGAGCGCCGGCTGTCGGCCCCAGGCAGCCAGTACGCGGGCAGCACAGAGCTCCTGTGCTCGCTGCGCCCCGACTCCGGCCAGACCCAGGGCGCCGACCGGGCCCGCTCCGCCCCGCTGGTCACCGAGAAGTCGCTGATGGACTACAACCTCGGCCACGCCATCGGCAGTTGCCCGGCGAGCAGTGCCCCGCTCGCGCCCGGCGACCGCTACGCCGCCTACTACCCCAAGGGCGTCCCGGCCCTGGACCACCCGCTGGTGCGGGTCGGCTGGCAGGGCGCGAAGGACGGTACGGAGCGCCGGGCGGCCGTGGACAGCTTCGCGCGCTGGCTGCGCGACCCCTCCGGCGGGCAGCGCACCCTCGTCCAGGAGGGCTACCGGCCGGTGGCGGAGGGCACGGACCTCCGGCTCGCCGGGTCGCCGCTGCTGGACAGCCGCGCCGACGCCGACACCAACGCCCGGGTCATCCCCTTCCCCGCCGGCCGGGCCTACGAGTCCCAGGTGACACAGGTGCTGCGCAGATACGACCAGGCGCAGGAGTCCAGCCAGGTGCTGTTCCTCATCGACACCTCCTCCTCCATGGCCGACCACGGCAAGCTCACGGTGGCGCTGGACGCGGCGGGCCGGGCCCTGGAGATGGTGGGCACCGCCGGCCACACGTACGGCCTGTGGACCTTCCCCGACCGCGGGGACCCCACGGACCCCTACCGGTCGCGCCGGGCCGTACCCCTGGGCAGCTCCGACCGCGCCCCGGGCAAGGCGGCGCTGAACCGGATCGCCAAGGGGGAACTGGTCGAGCACGGCGCCGACATGGAGGAGGCGCTGACCGCCGCCGTACAGGAGACGAGGAAGGCGTCCGGCAGGAACAAGGCCATCGTGCTGATCCTCGACCAGGACGACGGGGCCCGCAACCGTGCGGAGGACGTGGAGAAGAAGCTGGCCACGCTGCTGGAAGGCACGCCGAGAATCCCCGTTCTGATGCTGGTGATGGGCAAGGGCGGCTGCAATCTGACGATGCGCGGCCTGGCGTCGACCTCCGGCGGCCAGTGCGTGGCGGCCGGCTCCGACGCGCCGGACCTGCTGGCCGGGCTCGTGGCCTCCGTGGGCACGGCGGGGAAGGAGACTCCGTGA
- a CDS encoding extracellular solute-binding protein, whose translation MTEPRRRAAKARNRWVVTALGALVVCTAAGCTDDSPGPGPRKGEIVLATGSDLSSTGVRQDLIRAWEKRTGNTVRIVKLPDTADGQRSQLLAAGQSGNSGYDVLNIDVAWTAEFAAAGVIRPWEGKLDPDFLDSVVKTTQYDGKVWGVPFNTDAGLLYYRKDLLGEYLGDSRPPDNWGELKNMATQVTDAYNKKHKDKLAGLVTQLRPYEGLTVNTLEAAWAAGGAPEATSFTKGEQVGALQQGVADLKTLLNSIMPPQVTAMDETESRRWFADGKALFMRNWPVEYASVADKLTPGEQFDVTELPTRPRDGKRLSVLGGQNLAISAASDRPALARQLIEALTGPQSERCLLERGFAATRDSAYRDPGRAPVCGLPPENADRGESGGPSPAGGDGREPAYKKTLYAALRAAEPRPRSVHYQTFSKVVQIRVSEYLRRQDNTAVADALAREADKALNGRG comes from the coding sequence GTGACAGAGCCGCGACGCAGAGCAGCGAAGGCCCGGAACCGGTGGGTGGTTACAGCGCTCGGCGCGCTGGTGGTGTGCACGGCGGCGGGCTGTACGGACGACTCGCCCGGCCCCGGACCGCGGAAGGGCGAGATCGTGCTGGCCACCGGCAGCGACCTGAGCAGCACCGGCGTACGTCAGGACCTGATCCGGGCCTGGGAGAAGAGGACCGGAAACACGGTCCGGATCGTCAAGCTCCCGGACACCGCGGACGGACAGCGCAGCCAGCTCCTGGCCGCCGGTCAGTCCGGCAACAGCGGCTACGACGTGCTGAACATCGACGTGGCCTGGACCGCGGAGTTCGCCGCCGCGGGCGTCATCCGCCCCTGGGAGGGCAAGCTGGACCCCGACTTCCTGGACAGCGTGGTGAAGACCACCCAGTACGACGGCAAGGTGTGGGGCGTGCCCTTCAACACCGACGCCGGGCTGCTCTACTACCGCAAGGACCTCCTTGGCGAATACCTCGGCGACAGCCGGCCGCCGGACAACTGGGGCGAGCTGAAGAACATGGCCACCCAGGTCACGGACGCGTACAACAAGAAGCACAAGGACAAGCTGGCCGGCCTGGTCACCCAGTTGCGCCCGTACGAAGGGCTGACCGTCAACACCCTGGAGGCGGCCTGGGCGGCCGGCGGCGCGCCGGAGGCGACCAGCTTCACCAAAGGGGAGCAGGTCGGCGCGCTCCAGCAGGGCGTAGCCGACCTGAAGACCCTGCTGAACTCGATCATGCCGCCCCAGGTGACGGCGATGGACGAGACGGAGAGCCGCCGCTGGTTCGCCGACGGCAAGGCGCTGTTCATGCGCAACTGGCCGGTGGAGTACGCCTCGGTCGCGGACAAACTCACCCCCGGCGAGCAGTTCGACGTCACCGAGCTGCCGACCCGCCCCAGGGACGGCAAGCGGCTGTCCGTACTGGGCGGGCAGAACCTGGCGATCTCGGCCGCCAGCGACCGGCCCGCACTGGCCCGTCAGTTGATCGAGGCACTCACCGGCCCGCAGAGCGAACGCTGCCTGCTGGAGCGCGGCTTCGCGGCGACCCGCGACTCGGCGTACCGGGACCCGGGCCGGGCCCCCGTCTGCGGTCTGCCGCCCGAGAACGCCGATCGCGGCGAGAGCGGCGGGCCGTCGCCCGCGGGAGGTGACGGCCGGGAACCCGCGTACAAGAAGACGCTGTACGCGGCGCTGCGCGCGGCCGAACCCAGGCCGCGCAGCGTCCACTACCAGACGTTCAGCAAGGTCGTGCAGATCCGGGTCTCGGAGTACTTGCGCAGACAGGACAACACGGCGGTCGCGGACGCTCTGGCCAGGGAGGCGGACAAGGCGCTCAACGGGCGCGGCTGA
- a CDS encoding inorganic phosphate transporter — MEHITLLIGIVIVTALVFDFTNGFHDTANAMATTISTGALRPKTAVAMSAVLNLVGAFLSVEVAKTISGGIIDETAGIRPEVIFAGLVGAIVWNLLTWLAGLPSSSSHALFGGLIGATLVSVGTGGVHGSAVVMKVLIPAVAAPVVAGLAAMAATRLTYRLARHHDEEDTAKGYRAGQIASAALVSLAHGTNDAQKTMGVITLALITGGVLAPHSDPPLWVIASAGLAIAAGTYLGGWRIIRTMGKGITDIQPPQGFAAQTGAAATILASSNLGFALSTTQVCSGSVMGAGLGRKGGVVRWSTAGRMVIAWGLTLPAAGLVSAGAAFLAGRGDWGVAAVAVLALAACGAIWWASRRKPVDHTNVNETPATADAGTGPAAEPAGVVTTALRAVSPPPAGPVPRAPAAATATVPTAGAQEPHEPVAPPRPPRPRPPADRPLPRTSRTQGMTPA; from the coding sequence ATGGAACACATCACGCTTCTCATCGGGATCGTGATCGTCACGGCCTTGGTGTTCGACTTTACGAACGGCTTCCACGACACGGCCAACGCCATGGCCACCACCATTTCCACCGGGGCACTGCGGCCCAAGACAGCGGTGGCGATGTCGGCGGTCCTCAACCTCGTCGGCGCGTTCCTGTCCGTGGAGGTCGCCAAGACCATCTCCGGCGGCATCATCGACGAGACCGCCGGAATCAGACCGGAAGTGATCTTCGCCGGCCTGGTCGGCGCGATCGTCTGGAATCTGCTCACCTGGCTGGCGGGGCTGCCCTCCAGCTCCTCCCACGCCCTCTTCGGCGGGCTGATCGGCGCCACGCTGGTCTCCGTCGGCACCGGCGGCGTCCACGGCTCCGCCGTGGTGATGAAGGTCCTGATCCCGGCCGTGGCCGCGCCCGTCGTCGCCGGTCTGGCCGCGATGGCGGCGACCCGCCTCACCTACCGTCTGGCGCGCCACCACGACGAGGAGGACACCGCCAAGGGCTACCGCGCCGGGCAGATCGCCTCGGCGGCGCTGGTCTCGCTGGCCCACGGCACCAACGACGCGCAGAAGACGATGGGTGTGATCACCCTCGCGCTGATCACCGGCGGCGTCCTCGCCCCGCACTCCGACCCGCCGCTGTGGGTCATCGCCTCGGCCGGTCTGGCCATCGCCGCCGGCACGTACTTGGGCGGCTGGCGGATCATCCGTACGATGGGCAAGGGCATCACCGACATCCAGCCGCCGCAGGGCTTCGCCGCCCAGACCGGCGCCGCGGCCACCATCCTGGCCTCCTCGAACCTGGGCTTCGCGCTCTCCACCACCCAGGTCTGCTCCGGTTCGGTCATGGGCGCGGGCCTGGGCCGCAAGGGCGGCGTGGTGCGCTGGTCCACGGCGGGCCGCATGGTCATCGCCTGGGGGCTGACGCTGCCGGCCGCCGGTCTGGTCTCGGCGGGTGCCGCCTTCCTGGCGGGCCGGGGCGACTGGGGTGTCGCGGCCGTCGCCGTCCTCGCGCTCGCCGCCTGCGGCGCGATCTGGTGGGCCTCGCGCCGCAAGCCGGTGGACCACACCAACGTCAACGAGACCCCGGCCACCGCGGACGCCGGGACCGGCCCGGCCGCCGAGCCGGCGGGCGTGGTCACCACCGCGCTGCGCGCCGTCTCCCCGCCGCCCGCCGGCCCGGTACCCCGCGCGCCGGCCGCGGCCACGGCGACGGTTCCGACGGCCGGCGCGCAAGAGCCGCACGAGCCCGTCGCCCCGCCCCGCCCGCCGCGGCCACGGCCGCCGGCTGACCGCCCCCTCCCCCGCACTTCCCGCACCCAAGGAATGACACCCGCATGA
- a CDS encoding lysozyme, with product MARDHQPLHSPDHSATATHPSYLDRRDRRDRRGRRALLAVSVVAATLGTTTLAAAPTALAAPIRLRGHDVSAHQKNVDWHSARAKGARFVYVKATEALSYRNPYFRQQYNGSRRAGLVRGAYHFAVPTASSGTAQARYFLRNGGRWSADGWTLPPALDIEHNPYNRKNPCFGMSRAALVRWIGAFSREVRRGTGRTPVIYTTARWWNGCTGGNRSFGRTHPLWLADWHGAAGPLPAGWSFVSFRQYADDGALPGDQNRWNGSVAQLKRFARG from the coding sequence ATGGCTCGTGATCATCAGCCGCTCCACTCACCGGACCATTCAGCGACAGCCACCCACCCGTCGTACCTCGACCGCCGCGACCGCCGCGATCGGCGCGGCCGGCGCGCCCTGCTCGCCGTCTCCGTCGTAGCCGCCACACTCGGTACCACCACCCTCGCCGCGGCCCCCACCGCCTTGGCCGCCCCCATCCGGCTCAGGGGCCACGACGTCTCCGCGCACCAGAAGAACGTCGACTGGCACAGCGCCAGGGCCAAGGGCGCGCGCTTCGTCTACGTCAAGGCCACCGAGGCGCTCTCCTACCGGAACCCCTACTTCCGCCAGCAGTACAACGGCTCCCGGCGGGCCGGCCTGGTGCGTGGCGCGTACCACTTCGCGGTGCCGACCGCCTCCTCCGGCACCGCGCAGGCCCGGTACTTCCTGCGCAACGGCGGCCGGTGGTCGGCCGACGGCTGGACGCTGCCGCCCGCACTGGACATCGAGCACAACCCGTACAACAGAAAGAACCCCTGCTTCGGGATGAGCCGGGCCGCCCTGGTCCGGTGGATCGGGGCGTTCAGCCGGGAGGTCCGGCGCGGTACGGGCCGGACGCCCGTGATCTACACCACGGCCCGGTGGTGGAACGGCTGCACCGGTGGCAACCGGTCCTTCGGCCGCACCCACCCGCTGTGGCTGGCCGACTGGCACGGCGCCGCCGGTCCGCTGCCCGCCGGCTGGTCGTTCGTGAGCTTCCGGCAGTACGCCGACGACGGCGCGCTGCCCGGTGACCAGAACCGGTGGAACGGCTCGGTGGCGCAGCTCAAGAGGTTCGCCAGAGGATGA